Proteins from a genomic interval of Cupriavidus pauculus:
- the selA gene encoding L-seryl-tRNA(Sec) selenium transferase, with translation MNDSVSMPAQPADIPSVDRVLRLPGAQALLDQYGRAPVTAALRRLLDTLRAQAVAGRLTRHAIADAALCDALAAQVQRDSQPRLRAVFNLTGTVLHTNLGRALLPDSAVQAVMRAMTAPANLEFDLDTGGRGDRDDLVDDLLCELTGAEAATVVNNNAAAVLLMLNTLAQRREVVVSRGELVEIGGAFRIPDVMQRAGARLVEIGTTNRTHPHDYANAIGPRTALLMKVHCSNYEITGFTRSVDVAEVVRTAQPHGLPVVVDLGSGTLCDLARWGLPPETTVRDTIAAGADLVTFSGDKLLGGPQAGLIVGRADLIARIKKNPLKRALRVGKLTLAALEPVLRLYRDPDTLAASLPTLRLLTRPAGEMATLAGRLVPAMQAALGDAWQVSAVPTVSQIGSGALPGGQLPSFGLAVAPRDAGKRAGRRLQQLEAALRALPRPVIGRIRDDALWLDLRCLEAHDEAAFTGQLPGLAEALHA, from the coding sequence ATGAACGACAGCGTGTCGATGCCCGCGCAGCCGGCGGACATTCCGTCGGTGGACCGCGTGCTGCGGCTGCCCGGCGCGCAGGCGCTGCTGGACCAGTACGGCCGCGCCCCGGTGACGGCCGCGCTGCGCCGCCTGCTGGATACGCTGCGCGCGCAGGCCGTGGCAGGCCGGCTCACGCGCCACGCCATCGCCGACGCCGCGCTCTGCGACGCGCTGGCCGCCCAGGTGCAGCGCGACAGCCAGCCCCGCCTGCGCGCCGTGTTCAACCTGACCGGCACCGTGCTGCACACCAACCTGGGCCGCGCGCTGCTGCCCGACAGTGCGGTGCAAGCCGTGATGCGGGCGATGACCGCGCCAGCCAACCTTGAGTTCGACCTCGACACCGGCGGTCGCGGCGACCGCGACGACCTGGTCGACGACCTGCTCTGCGAGCTGACCGGCGCCGAGGCCGCCACGGTGGTCAACAACAACGCGGCGGCCGTGCTGCTGATGCTGAACACGCTGGCGCAGCGCCGCGAGGTAGTGGTGTCGCGCGGCGAACTGGTCGAGATCGGCGGCGCGTTCCGGATTCCCGACGTGATGCAGCGGGCCGGCGCCCGGCTGGTGGAGATCGGCACGACCAACCGCACCCATCCGCACGACTACGCCAACGCCATCGGCCCGCGCACGGCGCTGCTGATGAAGGTCCACTGCAGCAACTACGAGATCACCGGTTTCACGCGCAGCGTCGACGTGGCCGAGGTGGTGCGCACCGCCCAGCCGCACGGCCTGCCCGTGGTGGTGGACCTGGGCAGCGGCACGCTGTGCGACCTGGCGCGCTGGGGCCTGCCACCCGAGACCACCGTGCGCGACACCATCGCGGCCGGCGCGGACCTGGTGACCTTCAGCGGCGACAAGCTGCTGGGCGGCCCGCAGGCCGGGCTGATCGTCGGCCGCGCGGACCTGATCGCCAGGATCAAGAAGAACCCGCTCAAGCGCGCGCTGCGCGTGGGCAAGCTGACGCTGGCGGCGCTGGAACCGGTGCTGCGGCTGTATCGCGATCCGGACACGCTGGCGGCGTCGCTGCCGACGCTGCGGCTGCTGACGCGCCCCGCCGGCGAGATGGCGACGCTGGCCGGGCGGCTGGTGCCGGCCATGCAGGCGGCGCTGGGCGATGCGTGGCAGGTGTCGGCGGTGCCGACCGTCAGCCAGATTGGCAGCGGCGCGCTACCGGGCGGGCAGCTGCCGAGCTTCGGGCTTGCGGTGGCGCCGCGCGATGCGGGCAAGCGCGCCGGCCGCCGGCTGCAGCAACTGGAAGCGGCGCTGCGCGCGCTGCCTCGCCCGGTCATCGGCCGCATCCGCGACGACGCGCTCTGGCTCGACCTGCGCTGCCTGGAAGCGCACGACGAAGCCGCGTTCACGGGCCAGTTGCCCGGGCTGGCCGAGGCGCTGCACGCATGA
- the selB gene encoding selenocysteine-specific translation elongation factor, giving the protein MIVGTAGHIDHGKTTLVRALTGVDTDRLKEEKARGISIELGYAYTPLPGGDVLGYIDVPGHERLIHTMAAGASGIDLALLVVAADDGVMPQTREHVAIVERLGVPRAVVALTKADHADAARLAAVRDEIASLLAATPYAGADIFAVNATDAADAGVARLRDWLHDAARQQPARRSDGRFRLAVDRVFTLAGHGTVVTGTVFDGRVAVGDVMQVAPSGLPARVRSIHAQNRPADAGLAGQRCALNLAGVDKDAIRRGDWIVDPVLMAPVTRLDVRLTLQPGADLRIGHWTPVHVHLGAAHRVANVVLLDAESLDAGGTALAQLVFATPLCALAGDRIIVRNAQATQTVGGGVVLDNLAPERHRRTPARLAWLQAVERYLSGQGLAALLEHAPHGLGERRLVRLTGRAADAGTLPPDAQHVGDTWILARDVDALRARVLDTLAGFHARMPDEPGLGAGSLRRVAFAGAPLPDALWSALLDTLLQRHDVERHGGWLRLPGHAITFTDAEQALAARLLPRVAAGSFDPPWVREHAVALNAPEEQVRQVLRKLARQGDVHQVVRDLFYAAPVIEALAGRFGAMAAAHGRVEVIAFRDAVGLGRKRTIQLLEFFDRAGYTRRVANARMLRPDSEWRPAAPPTTEGIRIR; this is encoded by the coding sequence ATGATCGTCGGCACGGCCGGGCATATCGACCATGGCAAGACCACGCTGGTGCGGGCGCTGACCGGCGTCGACACCGACCGGCTCAAGGAAGAAAAGGCGCGCGGGATCTCGATCGAACTGGGCTACGCGTACACGCCGCTGCCCGGCGGCGACGTGCTGGGCTACATCGACGTACCCGGCCATGAGCGGCTGATCCACACGATGGCGGCCGGCGCCAGCGGCATCGACCTGGCGCTGCTGGTGGTGGCCGCCGACGACGGCGTCATGCCGCAGACACGCGAGCACGTGGCCATCGTCGAGCGGCTTGGCGTGCCGCGCGCGGTGGTGGCGCTGACCAAGGCCGACCATGCCGACGCGGCGCGCCTGGCCGCCGTGCGCGACGAGATCGCGTCGCTGCTGGCCGCCACGCCCTATGCCGGCGCCGACATCTTCGCGGTCAACGCCACCGATGCCGCCGACGCCGGCGTGGCCCGGCTCCGCGACTGGCTGCACGATGCCGCGCGGCAGCAGCCCGCGCGCCGCAGCGATGGCCGGTTCCGGCTGGCCGTGGACCGCGTGTTCACGCTGGCCGGGCACGGCACGGTCGTCACCGGCACCGTGTTCGACGGCCGCGTGGCCGTGGGCGACGTGATGCAGGTGGCGCCGTCGGGCCTGCCGGCGCGCGTGCGCAGCATCCACGCCCAGAACCGTCCGGCCGATGCCGGGCTGGCCGGCCAGCGCTGCGCGCTGAACCTGGCCGGCGTCGACAAGGACGCGATCCGGCGCGGCGACTGGATCGTCGACCCCGTGCTGATGGCGCCGGTGACGCGGCTCGATGTCCGCCTGACGCTGCAGCCGGGCGCCGACCTGCGGATCGGTCACTGGACGCCCGTGCACGTGCATCTGGGCGCCGCGCATCGCGTGGCCAACGTGGTGCTGCTGGACGCCGAGTCGCTCGATGCCGGCGGCACCGCGCTGGCGCAGCTGGTGTTCGCCACGCCGCTCTGCGCGCTGGCCGGTGACCGCATCATCGTGCGCAACGCGCAGGCCACGCAGACCGTGGGCGGTGGCGTGGTGCTGGACAACCTGGCCCCCGAGCGGCACCGCCGCACGCCGGCCCGGCTGGCGTGGCTGCAGGCCGTGGAGCGCTACCTGTCCGGCCAGGGTCTCGCGGCGCTGCTGGAACACGCGCCGCACGGCCTGGGCGAGCGCCGGCTGGTGCGGCTCACGGGCCGCGCCGCCGATGCGGGGACGCTGCCGCCCGACGCGCAGCACGTGGGCGACACGTGGATCCTGGCGCGCGATGTCGATGCGTTGCGCGCGCGCGTGCTGGACACGCTGGCCGGCTTTCACGCGCGCATGCCCGACGAACCCGGCCTGGGCGCCGGCTCGCTGCGCCGCGTGGCTTTTGCGGGCGCGCCGCTGCCGGACGCGCTCTGGTCCGCGCTGCTCGATACGCTGCTCCAGCGGCACGACGTGGAACGGCACGGCGGCTGGCTGCGGCTGCCCGGCCATGCCATCACGTTCACCGATGCCGAGCAGGCGCTGGCCGCACGGCTGCTGCCGCGCGTGGCGGCTGGCAGCTTCGACCCGCCCTGGGTGCGCGAGCACGCGGTGGCACTGAACGCGCCCGAGGAACAGGTGCGGCAGGTGCTGCGCAAGCTGGCGCGGCAGGGCGACGTGCACCAGGTGGTGCGCGACCTGTTCTACGCCGCGCCGGTCATCGAGGCGCTGGCGGGCCGGTTTGGCGCGATGGCCGCCGCGCACGGGCGCGTGGAGGTCATCGCGTTCCGTGACGCGGTGGGGCTGGGCCGCAAGCGGACGATCCAGCTTCTGGAGTTCTTCGACCGCGCGGGATACACTCGCCGCGTGGCGAATGCGCGCATGCTGCGGCCGGACAGCGAATGGCGGCCGGCGGCGCCACCCACCACGGAAGGCATCCGTATCCGGTGA
- a CDS encoding transglutaminase-like domain-containing protein, with translation MDRRAFLRLGAAIPATLGATGIAPAFAATSTPAATATPDAFPATAGWRVYELTTDIQLPAASAPATVWVPMTAGQLGDYQRTVSNEWLAPGGRVRPVRTGRYGVDMLVIDWPNATHGAPLTGRLTNTVALRDRDVDLGAAPARGAGAESPAALREYLRPTALMPTDGIVRQTALAITAGMTDDMTKAQAIYQWVVDHTCRDASVRGCGTGDVVTMLKTGGVMNGKCADINGLFVALARAAGVPARDAYGVRVDDSQLGFRALGKSGDISKAQHCRAEFYAAGYGWIPADPGDVRKVALEETPGGLPMTDGKVRAARAMLFGAWEGNWVAYNHGHDVRLPGSSAAPVPFLMYPQGRTVAGTLDSLAPAAFGYRITSRRVA, from the coding sequence ATGGACAGACGCGCGTTCCTGCGGCTTGGCGCCGCCATTCCGGCCACCCTCGGCGCCACGGGCATCGCCCCGGCCTTCGCCGCCACCTCCACCCCCGCTGCCACAGCCACGCCGGACGCCTTTCCGGCCACGGCGGGCTGGCGGGTCTACGAACTGACCACCGACATCCAGCTACCCGCCGCCTCCGCGCCCGCCACCGTGTGGGTGCCGATGACGGCCGGCCAGCTTGGCGACTACCAGCGCACCGTATCGAACGAATGGCTGGCGCCCGGCGGGCGAGTCCGCCCCGTGCGCACGGGGCGCTATGGCGTCGACATGCTGGTCATCGACTGGCCCAACGCCACGCATGGCGCGCCGCTGACGGGCCGGCTGACCAACACCGTGGCGCTGCGCGACCGCGACGTCGATCTGGGCGCCGCACCGGCCCGCGGCGCCGGCGCGGAATCGCCGGCGGCGCTGCGCGAATACCTGCGGCCCACGGCGCTGATGCCGACCGACGGCATCGTGCGCCAGACCGCGCTGGCCATCACGGCCGGCATGACCGACGACATGACCAAGGCGCAGGCCATCTACCAGTGGGTGGTGGACCATACCTGCCGCGACGCCAGCGTGCGCGGCTGCGGCACCGGCGACGTGGTGACGATGCTCAAGACCGGCGGCGTGATGAACGGCAAGTGTGCCGACATCAACGGCCTGTTTGTCGCGCTGGCCCGGGCGGCCGGCGTGCCGGCGCGCGACGCCTATGGCGTGCGCGTCGACGATTCGCAGCTAGGCTTCCGGGCGCTCGGCAAGTCGGGCGACATCTCCAAGGCCCAGCACTGCCGCGCCGAGTTCTACGCCGCCGGCTATGGCTGGATCCCGGCCGACCCCGGCGACGTGCGCAAGGTGGCGCTGGAGGAAACGCCGGGCGGCCTGCCGATGACCGACGGCAAGGTACGCGCCGCGCGCGCGATGCTGTTCGGCGCGTGGGAAGGCAACTGGGTGGCCTACAACCATGGCCACGACGTGCGGCTGCCGGGCAGCAGCGCGGCGCCGGTACCGTTCCTGATGTATCCGCAGGGCCGCACGGTGGCGGGCACGCTGGACAGCCTGGCCCCGGCCGCGTTCGGCTACCGCATCACGTCGCGCAGGGTGGCGTGA
- the selD gene encoding selenide, water dikinase SelD: protein MADAKPGDKEVRLTSLAHGGGCGCKIAPGVLSDILRNTGQFPAPPALLVGIETSDDAAVYRLNDTQALIATTDFFMPVVDDPYDFGRIAATNAISDVYAMGGTPIMALALVGMPVDKLSPETIGKILAGGQAVCAEAGIPIAGGHSIDSVEPIYGLVVMGLVHPDRIRRNRDAQAGDVVILGKPLGVGVYSAAIKKDLLDDYGYRQMIASTTQLNTPGRTLGELDGVHAITDVTGFGLLGHLLEVCRGSGLGATVDMARVPLLPGVAALAEHGAVTGASRRNWASYGHDVVLGAGVSDVQQALLTDPQTSGGLLVTCAPSAADAVLRCFRQAGFGHAAQIGIMTAGDARVTVSA, encoded by the coding sequence ATGGCGGATGCGAAGCCGGGGGACAAAGAGGTCAGGCTGACGTCGCTGGCGCACGGTGGCGGCTGCGGGTGCAAGATCGCGCCGGGTGTGCTGAGCGACATCCTGCGCAATACCGGCCAGTTTCCGGCGCCGCCCGCGCTGCTGGTGGGCATCGAGACCAGCGACGACGCGGCGGTCTACCGCCTCAACGACACGCAGGCGCTGATTGCCACCACGGACTTCTTCATGCCTGTGGTGGACGACCCCTACGACTTCGGGCGCATCGCCGCCACCAATGCCATTTCCGATGTCTACGCGATGGGCGGCACGCCGATCATGGCGCTGGCGCTGGTCGGCATGCCGGTGGACAAGCTGTCGCCCGAGACCATCGGCAAGATCCTGGCCGGCGGCCAGGCGGTCTGCGCCGAGGCCGGCATTCCGATTGCCGGCGGGCACTCGATCGACTCGGTGGAGCCGATCTACGGGCTGGTGGTGATGGGGCTGGTCCACCCGGACCGCATCCGCCGCAACCGCGACGCGCAGGCCGGCGACGTGGTGATCCTGGGCAAGCCGCTCGGCGTGGGGGTCTACTCGGCGGCAATCAAGAAAGACCTGCTCGACGACTACGGCTACCGCCAGATGATTGCCAGCACCACGCAGCTCAACACGCCCGGCCGCACGCTGGGCGAGCTGGACGGCGTGCACGCGATCACCGACGTCACCGGCTTTGGCCTGCTGGGCCACCTGCTGGAGGTGTGCCGGGGCAGCGGGCTGGGCGCCACGGTGGACATGGCGCGCGTGCCGCTGCTGCCGGGCGTGGCCGCGCTGGCCGAACATGGCGCGGTGACCGGGGCGTCGCGCCGCAACTGGGCCAGCTACGGGCACGACGTGGTGCTGGGCGCGGGCGTGTCCGACGTCCAGCAGGCGCTGCTGACCGATCCGCAGACCAGCGGCGGGCTGCTGGTGACCTGCGCCCCGTCCGCCGCCGACGCGGTCCTGCGCTGCTTCCGCCAGGCAGGCTTCGGCCATGCGGCCCAGATCGGCATCATGACCGCGGGTGACGCCCGGGTCACTGTTTCGGCCTGA
- a CDS encoding glycosyltransferase family 2 protein has product MTQISVVTVNYNNRDGLARTMDSVAQQQADTFDVQYLVIDGGSTDGSVELARARAAEIDVFVSEPDNGVYAAMNKGLARATGEWVLFMNSGDCFARPDALSIVVQAAHEHRGAWLIYGDNISPRGLEPAAPLYRLRAGIIHACHQAMAFRVCDLRYDEKWRIYSDLDFVLQYYTRFKAKAFRHVPFALSLIEESGISASYPAAKRREKFGIIQQRMGLGGLVFALACSVLAAIDLL; this is encoded by the coding sequence ATGACCCAGATTTCCGTAGTCACCGTCAACTACAACAACCGCGACGGGCTGGCGCGCACCATGGACAGCGTGGCCCAGCAGCAGGCCGACACGTTCGACGTGCAGTACCTGGTCATCGACGGCGGCTCCACCGACGGCTCCGTGGAACTGGCGCGCGCCCGGGCCGCCGAGATCGACGTGTTCGTCAGCGAGCCCGACAACGGCGTCTACGCCGCGATGAACAAGGGCCTGGCCCGCGCCACCGGCGAATGGGTGCTGTTCATGAACTCGGGCGACTGCTTCGCCCGGCCCGACGCGCTCTCCATCGTCGTCCAGGCCGCCCACGAGCACCGTGGCGCGTGGCTGATCTACGGCGACAACATCAGCCCGCGCGGGCTGGAGCCGGCCGCCCCGCTCTACCGGCTGCGCGCCGGCATCATCCACGCCTGCCACCAGGCCATGGCGTTCCGCGTCTGCGACCTGCGCTACGACGAGAAATGGCGCATCTACAGCGACCTCGACTTCGTGCTGCAGTACTACACGCGCTTCAAGGCCAAGGCGTTCCGCCACGTGCCGTTCGCGCTGTCGCTGATCGAGGAAAGCGGCATCAGCGCGTCGTACCCGGCGGCCAAGCGGCGCGAGAAATTCGGCATCATCCAGCAGCGGATGGGCCTGGGCGGGCTGGTCTTCGCGCTGGCCTGCTCGGTACTGGCCGCCATCGACCTGCTCTGA
- a CDS encoding SGNH/GDSL hydrolase family protein: protein MKAKLASLSMAVLLTLAGCGGGGDGDSTQQANNGGGTPAQPAQPAPATPTPEKPATVLETNQALLKAASAQGAMPTNMASPPIVTPGTPNMPTTIANGVLIAPGDPALRFSGTMVQNGTVHPDQLLMKNIAVNYGGLGRGSNVLYIDFVTDAPVFEILVKGNVEISRHRILVDGAYVSGTPVGYPDDGNLYLTRVDFQGARKTRHIRIESNDMRFGGLYVAPGDKVTAAPTLGNVRAIALGDSVTEGMSGQGDSFDNYASRLGYIMGWKDMYVSGVGSTGYLAAPSSKLKFRDRMETDVYPFNPHVILIAGGINDAPFTQQALQAEAATLFDEIATRLPNTTVFVLGPWSPGSTHVEQRDAIRAAVGQRANFHFIDNIAEQWQTGTGNVANPKGDGNGDIYVSADGTHPTLAGHIYLADKVAAAMRAVIGKF from the coding sequence ATGAAAGCGAAACTGGCTTCGTTATCGATGGCCGTGCTGTTGACGCTGGCCGGGTGCGGCGGCGGCGGAGACGGCGATTCGACGCAACAGGCGAACAACGGCGGCGGCACGCCGGCCCAGCCGGCCCAGCCCGCGCCCGCCACCCCCACGCCCGAGAAGCCGGCGACCGTCCTGGAGACCAACCAGGCGCTGCTCAAGGCCGCGTCCGCGCAGGGCGCCATGCCGACCAACATGGCCTCGCCGCCCATCGTCACGCCAGGCACGCCCAACATGCCGACGACGATCGCCAATGGCGTGCTGATCGCGCCCGGCGACCCGGCGCTGCGCTTCAGCGGCACCATGGTGCAGAACGGCACCGTCCACCCCGACCAGCTTCTGATGAAGAACATCGCCGTCAACTACGGCGGGCTGGGCCGTGGCTCCAACGTGCTCTACATCGATTTCGTGACCGATGCGCCGGTCTTCGAGATCCTGGTCAAGGGCAACGTGGAGATCTCGCGCCACCGCATCCTCGTGGACGGCGCCTACGTGTCCGGCACGCCGGTCGGCTATCCCGACGACGGCAACCTGTACCTGACGCGCGTGGACTTCCAGGGCGCCCGCAAGACGCGCCACATCCGCATCGAATCGAACGACATGCGCTTCGGTGGCCTGTACGTCGCGCCGGGCGACAAGGTCACCGCCGCGCCGACGCTGGGCAACGTGCGCGCCATCGCGCTGGGCGACTCGGTCACCGAGGGCATGTCCGGCCAGGGCGACAGCTTCGACAACTACGCCAGCCGCCTGGGCTACATCATGGGCTGGAAGGACATGTACGTGTCCGGCGTGGGCTCCACGGGCTATCTGGCCGCGCCGTCCAGCAAGCTCAAGTTCCGCGACCGCATGGAGACCGACGTCTACCCGTTCAACCCGCACGTGATCCTGATTGCCGGCGGCATCAACGACGCCCCGTTCACGCAGCAGGCGCTGCAGGCCGAGGCCGCGACGCTGTTCGACGAGATCGCCACCCGCCTGCCCAACACCACGGTGTTCGTGCTCGGGCCGTGGTCGCCCGGCTCCACCCACGTGGAGCAGCGTGACGCGATCCGGGCCGCCGTGGGCCAGCGCGCCAACTTCCACTTCATCGACAACATCGCCGAGCAGTGGCAGACCGGCACCGGCAACGTGGCCAACCCCAAGGGCGACGGCAACGGCGACATCTACGTCTCGGCCGATGGCACCCACCCGACGCTGGCCGGCCACATCTACCTGGCCGACAAGGTGGCCGCCGCCATGCGCGCGGTGATCGGCAAGTTCTGA
- a CDS encoding tripartite tricarboxylate transporter permease, which translates to MELLSHLALGFSTALSLQNIAYAFLGCVLGTLIGVLPGLGPLATIAMLLPVTYSLPPVAALIMLAGIYYGAQYGGSTTAILVNLPGESSSVCTTLDGYQMARRGRAGVALATAGLGSFFAGSVATLILAAFATPLSELAFKFGPAEYFSLMVLGLIGAVVLASGSLVKAVGMIVLGLLLGLVGTDVNSGAARFSFDVPELTDGISITALAMGLFGFAEIIANLEQKETRETFTDKVSGLFPNREDFRRMIPAVLRGTALGSALGILPGGGASLASFAAYSLEKKTSKFSHEFGKGAIEGVAGPESANNAAAQTSFIPLLTLGIPPNAVMALMVGAMTIHNIQPGPQVMTSNPSLFWGLIASMWIGNFMLVVLNLPLIGIWVKLLTVPYRFLYPAILTFCSIGVYSVNNTVFDVFVAAACGLVGYLFLKLRCEPAPLLLGFVLGPMMEENFRRTLLLSRGDFSVFVSRPLSLGLLVAAAALVAVVALPSIKAKREEAFQEE; encoded by the coding sequence ATGGAACTGCTGAGCCATCTCGCGCTGGGATTCTCCACGGCGCTTTCGCTGCAAAACATCGCCTACGCCTTCCTGGGCTGCGTGCTGGGCACGCTGATCGGCGTGCTGCCGGGGCTGGGGCCGCTGGCGACCATCGCCATGCTGCTGCCGGTCACGTACTCGCTGCCGCCGGTGGCCGCGCTGATCATGCTGGCCGGCATCTACTACGGCGCGCAGTACGGCGGATCGACCACGGCCATCCTCGTGAACCTGCCCGGCGAGTCGTCGTCGGTCTGCACCACGCTGGACGGCTACCAGATGGCCCGCCGCGGCCGCGCCGGCGTGGCGCTGGCAACGGCCGGGCTGGGGTCGTTCTTCGCCGGCAGCGTCGCGACGCTGATCCTGGCCGCGTTTGCCACGCCGCTGTCGGAGCTGGCGTTCAAGTTCGGGCCGGCCGAATACTTCTCGCTGATGGTGCTGGGCCTGATCGGCGCCGTGGTACTGGCGTCGGGCTCGCTGGTCAAGGCCGTGGGCATGATCGTGCTGGGCCTGCTGCTCGGGCTGGTGGGCACCGACGTCAACTCGGGTGCCGCGCGCTTCTCGTTCGATGTTCCCGAGCTGACCGACGGCATCAGCATTACGGCGCTGGCGATGGGCCTGTTCGGGTTTGCCGAGATCATCGCCAACCTGGAGCAGAAGGAAACGCGCGAGACGTTCACCGACAAGGTCTCCGGCCTGTTCCCGAACCGCGAGGATTTCCGCCGCATGATCCCGGCCGTACTGCGTGGCACGGCGCTGGGGTCGGCGCTGGGCATCCTGCCGGGCGGCGGGGCGTCGCTGGCGTCGTTTGCGGCCTATTCGCTGGAAAAGAAGACGTCAAAGTTCTCGCACGAGTTCGGCAAGGGCGCCATCGAGGGCGTGGCCGGGCCGGAGTCGGCCAACAACGCCGCCGCGCAGACGTCCTTTATCCCGCTGCTGACGCTGGGCATCCCGCCCAATGCGGTCATGGCGCTGATGGTGGGCGCCATGACGATCCACAACATCCAGCCCGGCCCGCAGGTGATGACCAGCAACCCGTCGCTGTTCTGGGGGCTGATCGCGTCGATGTGGATCGGCAACTTCATGCTGGTGGTGCTGAACCTGCCGCTGATCGGCATCTGGGTGAAGCTGCTGACCGTGCCGTACCGCTTCCTCTATCCGGCCATCCTCACGTTCTGCAGCATCGGCGTGTACTCGGTCAACAACACGGTGTTCGACGTGTTCGTGGCCGCCGCCTGCGGCCTGGTGGGCTACCTGTTCCTCAAGCTGCGCTGCGAGCCGGCGCCGCTGCTGCTGGGCTTTGTGCTGGGGCCGATGATGGAGGAAAACTTCCGCCGCACGCTGCTGCTGTCGCGGGGCGACTTCAGCGTGTTCGTGTCGCGGCCGTTGTCGCTGGGCCTGCTGGTGGCGGCCGCGGCGCTGGTGGCCGTGGTGGCGCTGCCGTCGATCAAGGCCAAGCGCGAGGAAGCATTCCAGGAGGAATAA
- a CDS encoding tripartite tricarboxylate transporter TctB family protein, whose translation MQIRRQTDLLSGLMFIAVGLGFSFIARGYTMGTAARMGPGYFPFWLGIVLALLGAVVAIGSTSGKAEADRMARWDIKTLLWILGSVVLFGLVLKPLGMVLSVLVLVLTSSMASHEFTWKGACLNAVVLVLISTFAFVYGINLQMPVWPAFLTN comes from the coding sequence ATGCAAATACGGAGACAGACGGACCTGCTGTCCGGACTGATGTTCATCGCGGTGGGGCTTGGATTCTCGTTCATCGCCCGCGGCTACACGATGGGAACGGCGGCGCGCATGGGGCCGGGCTACTTCCCGTTCTGGCTCGGCATCGTGCTGGCGTTGCTGGGCGCGGTGGTGGCCATCGGCTCCACGTCGGGCAAGGCCGAGGCGGACCGCATGGCGCGCTGGGACATCAAGACGCTGCTCTGGATCCTGGGGTCGGTGGTGCTGTTCGGGCTCGTGCTGAAGCCGCTGGGCATGGTGCTGTCGGTGCTCGTGCTGGTGCTGACGTCGTCGATGGCAAGCCATGAATTCACGTGGAAGGGCGCCTGCCTGAACGCCGTGGTGCTGGTGCTGATCAGCACGTTCGCGTTCGTCTACGGCATCAACCTGCAGATGCCGGTGTGGCCGGCATTCCTGACCAACTGA
- a CDS encoding 2OG-Fe(II) oxygenase has protein sequence MDTTTQPGLPLRQRIDALDWPAIAHQLDAFGCAAIPALVPHGVCDRLVDLYRDDTRFRARIDMRRHGFGQGEYKYFAYPLPDVVETLRTGLFPQLVPIANRWNAAMGIDARYPAAHADFLARCHRAGQPRPTPLLLQYTAGDYNCLHQDLYGEHVFPLQVAVLLSAPGQDFTGGEFVMTEQRPRMQSRAEVVSLRKGDAVVFAVSQRPVQGTRGVYRVNLRHGVSRLHTGHRHTLGIIFHDAA, from the coding sequence ATGGACACGACAACGCAACCGGGCTTGCCCCTGCGCCAGCGCATCGACGCGCTGGACTGGCCCGCCATCGCACACCAGCTCGACGCCTTCGGCTGTGCCGCCATCCCGGCGCTGGTGCCGCACGGGGTCTGCGACCGGCTCGTCGATCTCTATCGCGATGACACCCGCTTCCGGGCCCGCATCGACATGCGCCGGCACGGCTTCGGGCAGGGCGAGTACAAGTACTTCGCCTATCCGCTGCCTGACGTGGTGGAGACCCTGCGGACCGGCCTCTTTCCCCAACTGGTGCCGATCGCCAACCGCTGGAACGCGGCGATGGGGATCGACGCCCGCTATCCCGCCGCGCACGCCGATTTCCTGGCCCGCTGCCACCGTGCGGGCCAGCCGCGCCCCACGCCGCTGCTGCTGCAGTACACGGCCGGCGACTACAACTGCCTGCATCAGGACCTCTACGGCGAGCATGTCTTTCCGCTGCAGGTGGCGGTGCTGCTGTCCGCACCCGGCCAGGACTTCACGGGCGGCGAGTTCGTGATGACCGAGCAGCGGCCGCGCATGCAGTCGCGCGCCGAGGTGGTGTCGCTGCGCAAAGGCGACGCCGTGGTCTTCGCGGTCAGCCAGCGGCCCGTGCAGGGCACGCGCGGCGTCTATCGCGTGAACCTGCGGCATGGCGTGAGCCGGCTGCACACGGGCCACCGGCACACGCTCGGCATCATCTTCCACGACGCGGCGTGA